In Anopheles bellator chromosome 2, idAnoBellAS_SP24_06.2, whole genome shotgun sequence, the genomic stretch ATGCGTAAGTAAAATTGACAAATAAataacggcacggcacgcctACCTTTTCCGCCAACCGTTTATCGTCGATGGGAACCACTCCAATATCACGACGGACGCTGCCATCGGGCAGAATCTTCagcccgagcagcagcaccacgttACTTTTTGTAGTGCTAGCAAAGCGGGATAAATGTTCCTTCCGCCCACTCAGCCGCAGATACTCCTGCACGGACATGGGAAAGCCGGGTAAGGTGACAACCCGATTGCTTTCggataaaattttcaaatccTTCAACAGAAGCTGATATGCGTTCAGCTCCGAGACATCACTTCTGGCTGCAACGAGGGATTTAAACATCGATTCTCTATGGGTGTCCCGGTTCTCCGGAGTAGTGGAATGCGTCTCCTTTTCGATGGACTCTGCAATTTCATAGTCGAGTGGTTTCGCTTTATCTGCTTCTTTTGAAAAGTTTACAGTATCTAACACGATGGCACCTGTAGGATACAATTGAAAATCGCTGTTGCCGTTGAAAGGATGGTTTCATCGGTAGGGTCATAAAATCAGTATCCCTACCATACAAGAGCTCCAGTGCTTCCTCATATCCCTCAGTTAGCTGCTTCGCTGTTGCGCTCTTCAAAATTTCCCTTCCGACCAGTGTAGCGCAAGAACCCACCAattcgatcgttcgaaatGCTTGCGGATTAAACTGCTGCACTCCGACGTCAACGGGACGGTGATCGATAATGCCGATCACTGGTTGTCCGAGTTTTGTTAGATGGTGGTCAACCAAAACGAGATCCATGTTTGTTTCGTCCTCCCACTTGATCTCATCGCTGCAGGTTAAATTGTTTAAGGAAATGCCCCGCTGCTTGAGAAAGTACGTTACTTCCGTTTTCAGGGGCAATTCGCTGCGAAGCACATTCAGCACTGGAAAAACTACGGTATCCTTTGTGTGCCACGGTTCTACTAGCATTGGCCGTTGGTGCAAGAGAAACGCTAAGGCCAACGCACTTACAGCCGAGTCCAAATCACAGCTTTCGTTGCCAATGATGGCTATTTTGTGGGTCTACGGTAAGAAATGGAAACGTTTCGAATATTTGCTCCAATTGTCGATATTTGTTCCTCACCGCACTCTGGAGCAGCCCTTTGCattgttgtaaatatttattcattgtGTCCTGGGTTCCGGCACGGATGATTGACTTTGATCCGGAATAAGTGGGACTCTAATGCGATTTAGTTTGTTTACCATTGCAGCTGATTGAAGTAATTCAGTCAAAACTACATGTGTGCGACTCACGAAGAGAAGGCTTatgataaacaaaataatattgGGAAATATTTACGAAAATTATAATTTGCTACTGATCGATTAAATGTGAAAAACATTAGTcaaaaataccttcattaattgcgtttcaaaaattaaagGCATTAAAGTGAAACCCTTATCGACCACACGAACAAAAAATGACAATGGCAATGTCATCGAACCAATTTGACAACTGTGCGAAAAgctgtctgtgtttgtgttttgattggtACAGAAAATTTTCGTCGTAAATAATCGTCTCAAGTATTTTGGTGGACTTTGTGCAAGAAATTCTACAATAAGCGTGAAGATTACCTGTCCTGCAACTGAGCCTAGCTAATATCGATCTGGTGTTCACCGAATTCGACAAATAGACACGAAGAAAACTtaataaaaaagagaaatcgTCGATAAGTCGCCATTAGGTCGGGAGCGCCAACGACGTGTCGATGTGTTAAATTATTTCCTTCGCACACACGCTCATTTCCGGTGCAAACTGCAAAGCGAGGGCAGGATAGTGAAAAATGTCCTTTCGCCTGCTTACCACACGGCTGTACAAGCATGGTCGCCTGCTGGTGCAGAGCTATCTCAAGCGGGATATTCACATCAGCAACGTTTGGACGAGTCCGACCGACGGCGTAAAAGTGAACAACATAAACGAAGCATTAAAGCATGATCTACGGATCAACGAGTTTCGGAGCAACAGCTTTCTGCGATTCGGTAATCACGCCCGTCGATTGTTTATCGATAATGTGCTGAATCGGGTCACCAATCCGTACTCTGTCGATTTGCGCTTGCaggcaacaaaaaagtaaGACCATGATATCTGCACGATGGACCCATTATCAGCCGATTAATTTTTACTGCTTTCGACAGGCTTTTTTATGGTGACTCAACGCCCTTCTTTGCGCTTGTAGGCGTCAGCTTGGCTTCCGGCGATGGAGTTCTTACCAAAAACGATGAATTGGAAGGTGTCTGCTGGGAGATTAGAGTACGAATGCGCCCTGCATACTTTTTCATTGGATTTTATTGGTCTGATTTGTGCATAAACGATCTGTTTTGCAGCGTGCAATGTCAAAGTTCCAGCAGAAGGTGGGCGAGAAGGATATCGAGTCCCGATTGGATGAAGAGTTCGGTATCGACAACCTAAACATAGGTCCCCCGATCGCAAAAGGGTGTTCCGCCGTGGTTTATGCCGCTTCCTTGAAGGAACCTGCCGTAAGTGAGGTCCACAATGGCCAAGGAACACTGTTTTCGTCTTCCCCGGACCTTCATGCACACCTGAGACAACCGTACGAAGCATCAGTAAGCGAAGAGTCGCATGAAAAGCCATTGCTGCTTCCGGATCGGAACCCTGCGGTGGCGCTTCAGCAAATGGTAAACGAAGGCATGTTCCCAACAAAAGCGCCTCCCGCCAAGGGACGAAAGGTTCGTTTCAATAGTGAGACTCGAACAAGAACTGTATCGGAGAACGTTGCCGAAAGTCACGATACATCGGCTAGCTTTGCTCGCGACAACTTGGAAACGGAGTGTGACATTGCGGAGTACCCTTTCGCTCTGAAAATGATGTTCAACTACGACATCCAAAGCAACGCCATGGCCATCATTAAGGCAATGTACCGTGAAACGGTTCCGGCGAAGAGAAGAACGGTGGAAACGGCCTGGGAGCAGAGGTAACGCATTGGAAACGCATTCAGCGAAAGGGTGGAATTATATTCGGGGAACCATGTTGCTCGTTTCAGCTTGCTCGAGAAAACCAATTTTCTGCCACCACACCCGAATGTGGTGGAAATGTATGGCGTTTTCTGTGACCAGGTACCGGATTTGTCCATGTCTACCACGCTGTATCCAATGGCGTTGCCCCAACGTCTGAATCCTCAGGGATACGGCCGAAATATGAGTCTCTTCTTGCTGATGAAACGATACGAGGGGAATCTGAAAGAATATCTTCAGCAGCACAGCGATATGGATATGCGGACGCGAATTCTTCTCTTCGCACAGCTACTGGAAGCGGTGGCCCACTTAAATCGGCACGGTGTCGCCCACCGTGACTTGAAATCCGACAACATCTTGATCGAAGTGCGACCCAACATGCCTCCCACATTAGTGCTGTCCGATTTTGGATGCTGCGTTGCGGATAAACAGCACGGACTGCGCATTCCTTATACGTCAGACGAGATTGACAAAGGCGGAAATGTGGCACTGATGGCACCGGAAATTATCACTCAAACGACGGGCACGTTCGCCTTGCTAAACTACAGCAAAGCGGATCTGTGGGCCTGTGGAACGATTGCTTACGAAATTTTTGGGCACTCCAACCCATTTTATTCCGGAGAGGTCAGCAAACAGGCCAGCCAGTCATAGGAATGCTTTTCAcaacgtttcttttttatgtttgtcaCAGCAATCGGCACTTAGAAACAGCACATACACTGATGATATGCTGCCGGAACTGAACCCCACTGTGCCCAAGTTGATCCAGCACCTGGTGAAGAATATCCTACAGAAGAACCCGAAAAAGGTTGGTGAACATCAACCTCGATAACGTTGCTCTATGATCATTAACTGATTCCCATTCACTACTTTAGCGCCTGAGCCCCGATATTGCGGCGAATGTTGTGCAGTTGTTTTTGTGGTCGCCCTCCGCATGGCTGCGTGGCGGCTGCTCACCGTCCAGCAACGAGATCCTGCAGTGGTTGCTCAGTCTCACAACGAAAATCTTGTGCGAAGGCCCGTTGCGCATCACACCGGATGATACCATGGGCCGAAGGACTTACACGGAGTACTTACTGATTGGCAGCTTCTTAGCACGTGCCCGCCTGGAGCGCATCAGGCGTGCCATCGATTGGGCACACACTGTTATCGGCAGTTCGTAAGTTTATGTGATATTGTTTCTGTAATCGGAACGAGCTATAGTGCGGGTTGAAATaaagattatttatttttacattggAGCCGTAGACATATTGCTGTTAACTACGTGCTTTTTACGCAAAACTGttaaaaatccaatcaaatcGTTTGTTTCCCGAAAATGTGACCGAATTGCTTCGATGTTGTCGAGCGCTGGGTGCAAATCAGTTACTGAAAAAATTGGGTGGTTTAATAATGTTCTAAGTTAATTTGTAAGAAATTCCTACATTCAATTCCGGTAGTGTTGTACGTAAAGGATGCTCTCGTTCCTCGTTCGTCGTTGAAATGTATCTAGAATTAGGGAAGTGATTCAGCCAAGCTTTTGGATGTGTAAAAACGTGGGTCATGAACCATACTTACTTCAAACTCCTTGCGCTCAGGAACGCAAACTATCGTTACTCCAAGAATTCGATGAAGTTCTGTTAAAAGTGCTGTTTTTGTGCTAGTTTTGCGCGATTCAACCAGGCTCACGTTTTCCGAATCATTTTCAACGGAATGCGCATTTTGCTGGGCAAcgatcattttgttttctttcaaatctGATTCCCTTAAAGCGGCATCTCGAAGCTTTGCCAACACAGCGTTCAGGTCGTTTGAAAGGACattttttctggtttcttCCTCAGAAATAGTGTCTTCAATTTCTATCACTTTCATCAAGAAATGTTCCAAAAAAACGTTCACATCTACAATAATAAAAGTTGTGAAAACATTCACAAACCGAATGATCGTCCAGTACCCACCTGAAACTGAACTAGATTGTAAATATTCATCCATGATCGTAGGGCAAAGAATGATGTGACCAACAATAGAAACACAACTACACTAAACAACAACTTATTATATGTTTG encodes the following:
- the LOC131212891 gene encoding serine/threonine-protein kinase Pink1, mitochondrial produces the protein MSFRLLTTRLYKHGRLLVQSYLKRDIHISNVWTSPTDGVKVNNINEALKHDLRINEFRSNSFLRFGNHARRLFIDNVLNRVTNPYSVDLRLQATKKLFYGDSTPFFALVGVSLASGDGVLTKNDELEGVCWEIRRAMSKFQQKVGEKDIESRLDEEFGIDNLNIGPPIAKGCSAVVYAASLKEPAVSEVHNGQGTLFSSSPDLHAHLRQPYEASVSEESHEKPLLLPDRNPAVALQQMVNEGMFPTKAPPAKGRKVRFNSETRTRTVSENVAESHDTSASFARDNLETECDIAEYPFALKMMFNYDIQSNAMAIIKAMYRETVPAKRRTVETAWEQSLLEKTNFLPPHPNVVEMYGVFCDQVPDLSMSTTLYPMALPQRLNPQGYGRNMSLFLLMKRYEGNLKEYLQQHSDMDMRTRILLFAQLLEAVAHLNRHGVAHRDLKSDNILIEVRPNMPPTLVLSDFGCCVADKQHGLRIPYTSDEIDKGGNVALMAPEIITQTTGTFALLNYSKADLWACGTIAYEIFGHSNPFYSGEQSALRNSTYTDDMLPELNPTVPKLIQHLVKNILQKNPKKRLSPDIAANVVQLFLWSPSAWLRGGCSPSSNEILQWLLSLTTKILCEGPLRITPDDTMGRRTYTEYLLIGSFLARARLERIRRAIDWAHTVIGSS
- the LOC131207110 gene encoding uncharacterized protein LOC131207110, giving the protein MDEYLQSSSVSDVNVFLEHFLMKVIEIEDTISEEETRKNVLSNDLNAVLAKLRDAALRESDLKENKMIVAQQNAHSVENDSENVSLVESRKTSTKTALLTELHRILGVTIVCVPERKEFEIHFNDERGTRASFTYNTTGIELTDLHPALDNIEAIRSHFRETNDLIGFLTVLRKKHVVNSNMSTAPM
- the LOC131210466 gene encoding exopolyphosphatase PRUNE1 produces the protein MNKYLQQCKGLLQSATHKIAIIGNESCDLDSAVSALALAFLLHQRPMLVEPWHTKDTVVFPVLNVLRSELPLKTEVTYFLKQRGISLNNLTCSDEIKWEDETNMDLVLVDHHLTKLGQPVIGIIDHRPVDVGVQQFNPQAFRTIELVGSCATLVGREILKSATAKQLTEGYEEALELLYGAIVLDTVNFSKEADKAKPLDYEIAESIEKETHSTTPENRDTHRESMFKSLVAARSDVSELNAYQLLLKDLKILSESNRVVTLPGFPMSVQEYLRLSGRKEHLSRFASTTKSNVVLLLGLKILPDGSVRRDIGVVPIDDKRLAEKIVAALLGDKSTSFGLEKIETENVADGATFFQQHSLKASRKQLIPIVKHVLSSL